The proteins below are encoded in one region of Streptomyces cyanogenus:
- a CDS encoding MFS transporter translates to MTSPLTTSAAPSPAVRWTPRLWGTLLVLCAAMFLDALDVSMVGVALPSIGADLGLSTSTLQWVVSGYILGYGGLLLLGGRTADLLGRRQVFLVALGVFALASLLGGLVDSGPLLIASRFVKGLSAAFTAPAGLSIITTTFPEGPLRNRALSIYTTCGATGYSMGLVFSGLLTEASWRFTMLLPAPVALLALLVGMKLLPRGERERGHGGYDVPGAVLGTASMLLLVFTVVQAPEAGWASARTILSFVAVAVMLVVFVLVEQRSPSPLIRLGVLRSGPQVRAQLGALTFVGSYMGFQFLVTLCMQQVLGWSALHTALAFLPAGALVALSATKVGAVIDRFGTTRLIVLGFVLMALGYTLFLRIDLHPVYAAVILPTMLLVGSGFALTFPSLNVQATNGVDEHEQGMVSGLLNTSVQVGGAIFLAVVTAVVTAHAPEHPTAQAVLDSYRPGLVVVTVIALAGLLLSLTGLRRPRPGHSVVVATSTVKEAETDRVPVRD, encoded by the coding sequence ATGACCTCTCCGCTCACCACTTCCGCGGCTCCGTCCCCGGCGGTCCGCTGGACTCCTCGGCTGTGGGGCACCCTCCTGGTGCTGTGCGCCGCGATGTTCCTGGACGCGCTGGACGTGTCGATGGTCGGCGTCGCCCTGCCCTCCATCGGCGCCGATCTCGGCCTGTCCACGTCGACCCTGCAATGGGTCGTCAGCGGCTACATCCTGGGCTACGGCGGCCTGCTCCTCCTCGGCGGCCGGACCGCCGACCTCCTGGGCCGGCGCCAGGTGTTCCTGGTCGCGCTCGGCGTCTTCGCGCTGGCCTCGCTGCTCGGCGGGCTCGTGGACTCCGGCCCGCTGCTGATCGCCAGCCGCTTCGTCAAGGGCCTGAGCGCGGCCTTCACCGCACCGGCGGGCCTGTCGATCATCACCACGACGTTCCCGGAGGGCCCGCTGCGCAACCGGGCCCTGTCGATCTACACCACCTGCGGCGCCACCGGCTACTCCATGGGCCTCGTCTTCTCCGGCCTGCTCACCGAGGCCAGCTGGCGGTTCACCATGCTGCTGCCGGCGCCGGTCGCCCTGCTCGCCCTGCTCGTGGGCATGAAGCTGCTGCCGCGCGGCGAGCGCGAACGCGGCCACGGCGGCTACGACGTACCGGGCGCCGTCCTCGGCACCGCCTCGATGCTGCTGCTGGTCTTCACCGTCGTCCAGGCGCCCGAGGCGGGCTGGGCCTCCGCCCGCACGATCCTGTCCTTCGTCGCCGTCGCGGTCATGCTGGTGGTCTTCGTCCTGGTCGAGCAGCGCAGCCCCAGCCCGCTGATCCGGCTCGGAGTGCTGCGCTCGGGGCCCCAGGTCCGGGCCCAGCTGGGCGCGTTGACGTTCGTCGGCAGCTACATGGGCTTCCAGTTCCTCGTCACCCTCTGCATGCAGCAGGTGCTCGGCTGGTCGGCCCTGCACACCGCGCTGGCGTTCCTGCCAGCGGGCGCGCTGGTGGCGCTCTCCGCGACCAAGGTCGGAGCGGTCATCGACCGGTTCGGCACCACACGGCTGATCGTGCTGGGCTTCGTCCTGATGGCGCTCGGATACACGCTGTTCCTGCGCATCGACCTGCACCCGGTCTACGCGGCCGTGATCCTGCCGACCATGCTGCTGGTCGGCTCAGGCTTCGCCCTGACCTTCCCCTCCCTCAACGTCCAGGCCACCAACGGCGTGGACGAGCACGAGCAGGGCATGGTCTCCGGTCTGCTGAACACCTCCGTGCAGGTGGGCGGCGCGATCTTCCTGGCCGTCGTGACGGCGGTGGTGACCGCGCACGCCCCCGAACACCCCACTGCGCAGGCCGTCCTGGACAGCTACCGGCCCGGCCTCGTCGTGGTCACGGTCATCGCCCTCGCGGGACTGCTGCTGTCGCTCACCGGACTGCGCCGGCCCCGTCCGGGACACTCCGTCGTGGTCGCCACGTCCACCGTGAAGGAGGCGGAGACGGACCGCGTACCGGTCCGCGACTAG
- a CDS encoding MarR family winged helix-turn-helix transcriptional regulator, translated as MAAKKAEQALVEEWRGILALHARTQCELDRALHGHGLCASDFEVLDLLAEGTAADGGSAYRVQEISDRVHLSQSALSRLIGRLEKDGLVERAMCPEDRRGVRVALTAKGRALHGEVRPVQRAVLARILSDAG; from the coding sequence ATGGCGGCGAAGAAGGCCGAGCAGGCGCTCGTGGAGGAGTGGCGGGGCATCCTGGCCCTGCACGCCCGCACCCAGTGCGAACTTGACCGGGCGCTGCACGGGCACGGCCTGTGCGCGAGCGACTTCGAGGTCCTCGACCTGCTGGCCGAAGGCACCGCGGCGGACGGCGGCTCCGCCTACCGGGTCCAGGAGATCTCCGACCGGGTCCACCTCAGTCAGAGCGCGCTGTCCCGGCTCATCGGCCGTCTGGAGAAGGACGGCCTGGTCGAGCGGGCCATGTGTCCCGAGGACCGGCGCGGGGTGCGCGTCGCACTCACGGCGAAGGGGCGCGCGCTGCACGGCGAGGTGCGGCCCGTGCAGCGCGCGGTGCTGGCCCGGATACTGTCCGACGCCGGCTGA
- a CDS encoding DUF6332 family protein: MDAHGARRTDAERDAATVEIGYALVSAAFAAAVLFGAVAGPTFLFDLPGPVSTVLLRLGMTVAPVVFMARVVSVLVRFRQSAQPSQPGRTNPDS, from the coding sequence ATGGACGCACACGGGGCCCGCCGTACCGATGCGGAGCGGGACGCGGCGACGGTCGAGATCGGGTACGCGCTGGTCAGCGCCGCGTTCGCGGCGGCGGTGCTGTTCGGAGCGGTGGCCGGCCCCACGTTCCTCTTCGACCTGCCCGGCCCGGTGTCCACGGTCCTGCTGCGGCTCGGCATGACGGTCGCGCCGGTCGTGTTCATGGCCCGGGTGGTCAGCGTGCTCGTGCGTTTCCGGCAGTCGGCTCAGCCCAGCCAGCCCGGTCGCACCAACCCCGACTCGTAG
- a CDS encoding maleylpyruvate isomerase family mycothiol-dependent enzyme has translation METAEFLEILDREGRLLAAAATAAGTDAKVPTCPEWQVRDLVRHTGSVHRWAAALVAEGHTAPRPLGDPPELDGAELVDWYRDSHRLLVDTLAAAPADVRCWTFHPAPNPSPLAFWTRRQAHETTVHRYDAEAARGGTPSPIAPDFAVDGIDELLRGFHARSRSRLRSEEPRVLGVRAVDAGADAVWTVRLTAEPPVTVRAAQEPVEAELSGPADQLYLALWNRAAVPQVTGDTSLAALWRERSGI, from the coding sequence ATGGAGACTGCCGAGTTCCTTGAGATCCTGGACCGCGAGGGTCGGTTGCTGGCGGCGGCCGCGACTGCGGCGGGCACCGACGCCAAGGTGCCGACATGCCCGGAGTGGCAGGTGCGGGACCTGGTGCGGCACACCGGATCGGTGCACCGGTGGGCCGCCGCCCTCGTCGCCGAGGGGCACACCGCACCCCGCCCCCTGGGCGACCCGCCGGAGCTGGACGGTGCCGAGCTGGTGGACTGGTACCGGGACAGCCACCGGCTGCTGGTGGACACCCTGGCCGCCGCCCCCGCCGACGTGCGGTGCTGGACCTTCCATCCCGCGCCCAACCCCTCGCCGCTGGCCTTCTGGACCCGGCGGCAGGCGCACGAGACGACCGTGCACCGCTACGACGCCGAGGCGGCGCGCGGCGGTACGCCGTCCCCGATCGCCCCGGACTTCGCGGTGGACGGCATCGACGAACTGCTGCGCGGCTTCCACGCACGTTCCCGGAGCCGGCTGCGCAGCGAGGAGCCGCGCGTGCTCGGGGTGCGCGCGGTGGACGCGGGGGCGGACGCGGTGTGGACCGTACGGCTCACGGCCGAACCGCCGGTGACCGTGCGGGCGGCGCAGGAACCGGTCGAGGCCGAACTGTCGGGTCCCGCCGATCAGTTGTACCTGGCGCTGTGGAACCGTGCGGCGGTGCCGCAGGTGACGGGCGACACCTCGCTCGCGGCCCTGTGGCGGGAGCGCTCCGGGATCTGA